A DNA window from Streptomyces canus contains the following coding sequences:
- a CDS encoding triphosphoribosyl-dephospho-CoA synthase produces the protein MSSREDEALALAAVDALTGQLALAPKPGLPDPRDLGVRATSPDHSSLRWSAKALAPGLAAMAAAARRIGAPSPQLRAELGAIGRCTEHSVGLAGGGHRGALWTLGLLVAAAALDPGARSKDVATAAKKIAAHSDRRAPRRPSRGSSVSAKYGAAGARGEARAGFPHVRRALDALAASRKAGADEAQARLDALLTVMSTLQDTELLYTAGPSGLRHVQAGARAVLEAGGTTTDAGREALLALDTDLHARAWSPRGSAGLLAGALFVDTLPAPTAPRPA, from the coding sequence ATGAGCAGCCGCGAGGACGAGGCGCTGGCACTGGCCGCCGTGGACGCGCTGACCGGTCAGCTGGCCCTGGCTCCCAAGCCGGGCCTGCCCGACCCGCGTGACCTCGGCGTTCGCGCCACGAGCCCGGACCACAGTTCCCTGCGCTGGTCGGCCAAGGCGCTCGCGCCCGGCCTCGCGGCGATGGCCGCCGCCGCCCGTCGCATCGGCGCGCCCAGTCCCCAGCTGCGTGCGGAGCTGGGCGCGATCGGCCGCTGCACCGAGCACTCGGTGGGCCTGGCCGGGGGCGGCCACCGCGGTGCCCTGTGGACCCTCGGTCTGCTGGTCGCCGCGGCCGCCCTCGACCCGGGGGCGCGGTCCAAGGACGTGGCCACGGCTGCCAAGAAGATCGCCGCGCACAGCGACAGACGGGCCCCGCGGCGGCCCTCCCGGGGCTCCTCGGTGTCCGCGAAGTACGGCGCGGCAGGCGCCCGGGGCGAGGCGCGGGCCGGATTCCCGCACGTACGGCGGGCGTTGGACGCGCTGGCCGCCTCCCGCAAGGCGGGCGCCGACGAGGCCCAGGCCCGCCTGGACGCCCTGCTCACCGTGATGTCCACCCTCCAGGACACCGAACTCCTCTACACAGCAGGCCCGTCGGGCCTCCGCCATGTCCAGGCGGGCGCCCGCGCCGTCCTGGAGGCGGGCGGTACGACGACGGACGCGGGCCGCGAGGCCCTGCTCGCCCTCGACACCGACCTCCACGCGCGCGCGTGGAGCCCCCGCGGCAGCGCGGGGCTGCTCGCGGGTGCCCTGTTCGTGGACACACTCCCGGCGCCGACCGCCCCACGGCCTGCCTGA